Proteins encoded within one genomic window of Scheffersomyces stipitis CBS 6054 chromosome 3, complete sequence:
- a CDS encoding predicted protein, translated as MNPFVPKSGKDNSFQSAQFTLERAVRNIGKYKETMASEASPPTKKSASLQLTSDLWNVYDQLQVFKNTDTLCFALREGFYYALADIELVDDCHDLFDVRKQIFDWMFDSVSQCHSQSVVLEKDVRWQLANTLEHYLKHFTKYRYMHKTLVDYMKELIHTTLDLYSKYISVLEIWFQQQVPDKRRLKFFILDIISNLYFIERDREQLENIMLIITLSKKCKVFYDWMVQNSLLDYSFMSNLLVRYNENLQAMESFTNPSITGPPTIDNFGYVELLSDFSDVLLKVDKNWGLQLFGSFELHVMNNVLSTTSVFNTQLILHTLNMLSYKKAFFYLSTLFTNNLLIQVLKEVTLEDLDLLFTLLDNILEENTPLVKAIFLSESSEQTESIDGPLNLYQLRIEGMRIIQDSHLSYGEITSRHYKIHAKYNSPNLGLHFNEKSYFSRIKRKIE; from the exons ATGAACCCTTTTGTTCCTAAAAGCGGAAAAGACAACTCCTTCCAAAGTGCCCAGTTCACTCTTGAAAGAGCTGTCAGGAACATTGGCAAGTATAAAGAAACA ATGGCTTCTGAGGCGTCTCCCCCTACGAAGAAATCTGCGTCTCTTCAACTCACTTCCGATTTGTGGAATGTTTACGATCAGTTGCaagttttcaagaatacTGATACACTATGTTTTGCGTTACGAGAAGGATTCTATTATGCTTTAGCAGATATAGAGCTAGTAGACGACTGCCATGATTTGTTTGATGTCCGAAAACAAATTTTTGATTGGATGTTTGATTCTGTCCTGCAATGCCACTCTCAGAGTGTTGTACTAGAGAAAGATGTCCGTTGGCAGTTAGCTAATACTTTGGAACACTACTTGAAACACTTCACCAAATACAGATATATGCATAAAACCCTAGTCGACTACATGAAAGAGTTGATTCATACAACTTTAGACCTCTATAGCAAGTATATTCTGGTGCTAGAAATTTGGTTTCAACAACAGGTCCCTGATAAACGAAGGCTTAAATTTTTCATACTTGATATCATCAGCAACCTTTACTTCATTGAAAGAGATAGGGAGCAATTAGAGAATATTATGCTTATTATCACTCTCTCCAAAAAATGCAAAGTGTTCTATGACTGGATGGTGCAAAATTCGTTGTTAGACTATAGTTTTATGAGCAACTTGTTGGTGCGCTATAATGAAAACCTACAAGCTATGGAATCATTTACTAACCCCAGCATCACAGGCCCTCCCACAATAGATAATTTTGGATATGTCGAATTGTTGCTGGATTTTTCTGATGTTCTATTAAAGGTGGATAAGAACTGGGGATTACAGCTCTTTGGCTCTTTTGAGTTGCACGTCATGAATAATGTCTTAAGCACTACTAGTGTATTCAACACCCAACTAATACTTCATACACTCAATATGCTTTCATACAAGAAAGCTTTCTTTTACCTTTCTACTCTTTTCACAAATAATCTTCTTATTCAAGTCCTAAAAGAGGTTACTTTAGAAGATTTGGATCTATTGTTCACTTTGTTGGACAACatccttgaagaaaacaCGCCGCTCGTCAAAGCAATATTCCTTCTGGAATCAAGTGAGCAAACTGAGTCAATTGATGGACCTTTAAACTTATACCAGCTTAGGATTGAAGGTATGAGAATTATTCAAGACAGTCACTTGTCTTATGGGGAAATAACCTCCAGACATTACAAAATCCatgccaaatacaacagTCCCAACTTGGGTCTTCATTTCAACGAAAAGAGCTACTTCAGCAG AATTAAACGAAAAATTGAATAG
- the CLC3 gene encoding voltage-gated protein/chloride channel (voltage-gated protein/chloride channel involved in intracellular iron metabolism (CLCN)~go_component membrane~go_function voltage-gated chloride channel activity~go_process chloride transport~go_component membrane~go_function voltage-gated chloride channel activity~go_process chloride transport) — protein TLYTLRNYYNDFTTIDWAKAFISTNRFNYELEKNTWIQDDYETSESTSGKRRTPIPFYYKSYLVLGKWVLIVIIGFVFSLIAFAIDKFEILLIGFKHGYCRTNWFASQVSCCANSVAGPTSSESYPSSMMYMNVFKSGYLLNTRNNLEVCPDWISWSAIFSKEPLYNLFRFDFLIYVVLTVVLAQLACIITLSTKLTGGVTGTNEEHHESSSSDDDNEKAAAQISPRVMYSACGSGVPEVKTILSGFVIRRFLGTYTLFAKTITLVLAIASGMALGKEGPYVHLATAVGNIASRFFPFIESNNLLKKQILSASASAGVALAFGSPLGGVLFILEEINHYLPSHHLFQIFFCAIISTLFLKFLNPYGTGNTVLFELKYNSDWSAIELLFFVGLGIAGGLFGASFVKFVQWWPKKFRTKKLIKDHPVFEVFCIALLTGLITFWNPYTKQAASELVLDLATPCGLKEIDGSLCPATPEQYIKEIGSLIFAFVVKVILTFVTFGLKVPCGIYVPSMVAGALYGRICAMLIQLFNLKYNLNIVDVSSVSTTTSVMRFICSSKSDHCVDMGIYSMISAGAFMAGVTRMNITLVIILFELTSSYTYVLPISISIAVANWAGGLLEKNSLYETMLIMNDYPFMSSETEAIDPFLTAGDIIHATDKIPTIEISRDLSDHDHDHANRLYLDVSESPYVPASLLQSKFILLVDQGLLDGCLPLIKNQVCVGLLFFSDLELCLDKLKGFCSEYEVVDEIYCKLLVSDGYDHRNNDTINMHERHNSAVVQNIQGGGNQMDYFSYGSIDNGVDYLVSEVLESFTNLTQYVDYSPIFINYDSELSFAHLIFDKIGNRVIVLLKNGHFYGVLHKKVLIDYCRRVT, from the exons ACCTTATACACCTTACGTAACTACTATAACGACTTCACAACCATAGACTGGGCCAAAGCCTTTATCCTGACAAATAGATTCAATTACGAGTTGGAAAAAAACACCTGGATCCAAGATGACTACGAAACCAGTGAAAGTACAAGTGgtaaaagaagaacaccTATTCCTTTCTACTACAAGTCATACTTGGTGCTCGGTAAATGGGTGCTTATTGTAATTATAGGCTTCGTATTCTCGTTGATTGCTTTCGCCATCGACAAGTTTGAGATTCTTCTTATTGGCTTCAAACACGGCTACTGTAGGACGAATTGGTTTGCGAGTCAGGTCTCATGTTGTGCCAATTCGGTTGCTGGGCCAACATCTTCCGAATCGTACCCTCTGTCTATGATGTACATGAATGTATTCAAGCTGGGCTACCTCTTGAACACCCGTAACAATTTGGAGGTTTGTCCTGATTGGATCTCGTGGTCCGCTATATTCTCGAAAGAGCCTCTCTACAATCTTTTCAGGTTCGATTTCCTTATTTATGTTGTTTTAACAGTAGTCTTGGCTCAGTTGGCTTGTATCATCACTTTATCAACTAAACTAACTGGCGGAGTA ACTGGAACAAATGAAGAACATCatgaatcttcttcttcagatgaCGATAACGAAAAGGCTGCTGCCCAGATTTCTCCTCGTGTCATGTACTCTGCTTGTGGATCGGGGGTACCAGAAGTCAAGACTATCTTGTCTGGTTTTGTTATTCGTCGTTTTCTTGGAACATATACATTGTTTGCTAAAACAATAACTCTTGTACTTGCTATTGCCTCAGGCATGGCTCTTGGCAAAGAGGGCCCGTATGTACATTTGGCAACTGCTGTAGGTAACATCGCATCAAGATTCTTCCCGTTCATCGAGAGCAATAATTTATTGAAAAAGCAAATATTGTCTGCAAGTGCTTCAGCTGGCGTTGCCCTTGCCTTTGGCTCCCCGTTAGGAGGAGTTCTCTTTATTCTCGAAGAAATAAATCATTATTTACCATCACATCACTTGtttcaaatcttcttctgtgcTATCATTTCAACgcttttcttgaaattcttgaatccATACGGAACTGGTAATACAGTTTTGTTCGAGTTGAAATACAATTCAGATTGGAGCGCAATTGAGCTTCTCTTTTTCGTAGGATTGGGAATAGCAGGAGGTCTATTCGGGGCCAGTTTCGTGAAATTCGTTCAGTGGTGGCCCAAAAAGTTCCGTACCAAAAAGCTCATCAAGGACCATCCCGTTTTTGAAGTCTTCTGTATCGCTCTACTAACTGGTTTAATAACGTTTTGGAATCCATATACAAAACAGGCTGCTTCAGAATTGGTCTTAGATCTTGCTACTCCTTGTGGCTTAAAGGAAATAGATGGTTCATTGTGCCCAGCAACTCCTGAGCAATAcatcaaagaaattggatCATTGATATTTGCGTTTGTCGTGAAAGTCATATTGACCTTTGTCACATTTGGTTTGAAAGTACCTTGTGGTATTTACGTTCCTTCAATGGTGGCAGGAGCATTATACGGTCGTATCTGTGCCATGTTGATTCAATTATTTAATCTCAAATACAACCTTAACATCGTTGACGTATCTTCGGTTTCAACTACTACCTCGGTTATGCGTTTCATTTGTTCGTCCAAATCAGACCATTGCGTAGATATGGGAATTTATTCGATGATTAGTGCTGGTGCTTTCATGGCAGGTGTAACAAGAATGAACATTACATTGGTCATAATCTTATTCGAACTAACCAGTTCCTACACTTATGTTTTGCCTATTTCTATCTCAATTGCTGTTGCAAATTGGGCTGGTGGATTGTTAGAAAAGAATTCTTTATATGAGACTATGTTGATTATGAACGATTATCCATTCATGTcatcagaaacagaagcCATCGATCCATTTTTAACAGCTGGAGATATCATTCATGCAACTGATAAg ATTCCTACAATAGAAATCAGTCGTGACTTGTCTGATCATGATCATGATCATGCCAACAGATTATATTTAGACGTCAGTGAGTCTCCGTACGTGCCTGCTTCCTTGTTGCAGTCTAAATTCATCTTATTGGTCGACCAGGGTTTGTTGGATGGTTGTCTTCCACTAATCAAGAACCAAGTGTGTGTTGGAttgcttttcttttcagatttgGAACTTTGTCTAGATAAGCTTAAAGGATTCTGTCTGGAATACGAAGTGGTTGATGAAATCTATTGCAAGCTATTAGTCTCAGATGGCTACGACCACAGAAATAACGATACTATCAACATGCATGAACGACATAATTCTGCTGTGGTTCAAAACATCCAAGGTGGTGGCAATCAAATGGATTATTTCAGTTATGGTTCAATCGATAATGGGGTCGATTATTTGGTATCTGAAGTACTAGAATCTTTCACAAACTTAACTCAATATGTTGACTACTCGCCTATATTCATAAATTACGACAGCGAGTTGAGCTTTGCTCACTTGATTTTCGACAAGATCGGCAACAGAGTCATTGTTCTCCTTAAAAATGGTCATTTCTACGGCGTTTTGCATAAGAAAGTGCTTATCGACTATTGTAGACGGGTAACTTGA
- a CDS encoding predicted protein (go_function methyltransferase activity~go_component nucleus~go_process nucleobase, nucleoside, nucleotide and nucleic acid metabolism): MSRAVSKSRPSTSNANHANRYTYNKFGSRKESASTRETAIAGSLESSRSSRENQNQNHNQNLNPKKISASSEIDYCNHYIHTKQNAISQIRNIANPTEGYPKLSKLHQLKRAQVEKHATTPYGVRVATDKIIPTINSWIDNYGLKFDVIMIGALVENQFILPLLNSIPISKLCAKPGFLFIWATTQKIIELTSLLNNDNFNKKFRRSEELIFLPVDKDSPYYPDNSGDSVSLLEKQQWHCWMCITGTVRRSTDNHLIHCNVDTDLQIESAGNKKKSSVPEAMYRVAENFSNSNRRLHIIPSKTGYDCPIKIRKGWVIMGPDVILNNFDPMNYSRELNAASVVQYNTYANGSNTGANAQYLVPQTNEIEDLRPKSPVSGGKKTNST; encoded by the coding sequence ATGTCCCGAGCAGTCTCAAAGTCTAGACCATCTACTTCCAATGCGAATCATGCCAATAGATACACGTACAATAAATTTGGCTCAAGAAAGGAATCGGCTTCAACTCGAGAAACAGCGATAGCTGGAAGCCTTGAAAGCTCCAGAAGTTCGagagaaaatcaaaatcaaaatcataATCAGAACTTGAATCCGAAAAAGATTCTGGCTTCGAGTGAAATCGACTATTGCAATCATTACATCCATACCAAACAGAATGCGATTTCTCAGATCAGAAACATCGCCAATCCCACTGAGGGTTATCCGAAACTAAGCAAGTTACATCAGTTGAAACGAGCCCAGGTAGAGAAACATGCTACTACCCCCTATGGAGTACGTGTAGCTACAGACAAAATTATTCCTACTATTAACAGTTGGATCGACAACTATGGATTGAAATTTGACGTTATCATGATCGGGGCACTTGTAGAAAACCAGTTCATATTACCGCTATTAAATTCCATTCCTATCAGTAAACTTTGTGCTAAGCCAggattcttgttcatttGGGCTACTACTCAGAAGATTATCGAACTTACTAGTCTCTTGAACAAcgacaatttcaacaagaagttcagaaGATCTGAAGAGTTGATCTTCTTGCCTGTAGACAAGGACTCTCCGTATTATCCTGATAACTCTGGAGACTCTGTTTCATTGTTGGAGAAACAACAATGGCACTGTTGGATGTGTATTACCGGTACAGTTAGAAGGTCTACCGATAATCATCTCATCCACTGCAACGTCGATACAGATCTACAAATCGAGAGTGCTGGtaacaaaaagaaaagctCTGTACCCGAGGCGATGTACCGAGTAGCAGAAAACTTCTCGAACTCCAACAGAAGACTACACATCATTCCGTCTAAAACGGGCTATGACTGTCCTATAAAAATAAGAAAAGGGTGGGTAATTATGGGTCCCGACGTcattctcaacaacttcgaTCCCATGAACTACAGTAGAGAATTGAATGCGGCTTCTGTCGTACAATATAATACGTATGCTAATGGATCCAATACTGGAGCTAATGCTCAATACTTGGTTCCACAGACTaacgaaattgaagacttgagACCAAAGAGTCCAGTTTCCGGAGGTAAAAAGACGAATTCTACATGA